The nucleotide sequence TGGGCATTATTGCCGACATTGCCGACCAGACCAACCTGCTGGCGCTCAATGCCGCCATTGAGGCAGCACGGGCGGGCGACGCGGGGCGCGGTTTTGCCGTTGTGGCCGATGAGGTGCGCAAGCTGGCAGAAAAAACCATGACCGCCACGCAGGACGTGGGACGTGCAGTTTGCGAAATTCAGGAGGGAACCAGAAAAAACATCTCCAGTGTGGAAACCGTGGTCGCCGCCGTTGAAAAGGCTGCGTCCCTTTCCATACACTCTGGCGAATCGCTGAAGAACATCCTTGAATTTGTCGATCAGGTGAACGATCAGGTGCAGTCCATTGCCACGGCCAGCGAGCAGCAATCAGCCACCAGCGAAGAAATAAACAAGTCTGTAGAACAGATTGCAACCATTTCTGCCGAAACAGCGCAGGCCATGGAGCACGCCGCCAAGTCGGTGACGGATCTCATACAGCAAACCCATGTGCTGCATGACCTTATACAGGATATGAAGACCCAGAGCCAGGCGGGCTAGAGACTGCCGCCGCGCGCTGCATGACCTGACGCGCACGCGGTTGCCGGGCTTGTGGCTGGACGCAGACTCTCCCTAACGGTATAGCTTGCGCATGATACCCCGCGCCCGCTATATCATGCTGAATCTGTATCACATTCTTGTGGACGGCCTGTTTGACACCGTGCCTGTGGTATTGTCCTTTATGGCGCTGGCCTACGGCAGCGGCGAGACCGACGTGGGGCTGGTTGTTTCGCTGGGCACGGCCCTGAGCACTGCGGCCGGGCTGGGCACTGGCTGGGTATCGCGCCGGTTTGGTTTTTCCGGCGCTGTGGCCCTGCTCACGGGTATTGCCGGGGTTGGTTTTGCGGGTGCGGCGCTGGCGGGCGGCATGGTTGCCGCCGGGGCATGCCTCATGCTGCCCATGGCGGGTTTTGCCACCTTTCACAATCTTTCCTTTTCGTACCTGACGTCCAATACCGAGCGACGCCGCCTTGGCCGGGTTATGAGCGACTTTACCGCTCTGGGCGATGTGGGGCGCATCCCGCTGGTGTCGTTTGCGGCCTTTGCGGCGGCCTATTCCCTTGGGTCGCTGCCGGGCTGGCGGGCCGTTTGCCTGGCCTACGCCGCCCTTGCCCTGTGCGCCGCCCTGTGGCTCTTTTGCGCAAAGAGCACCTTTGACGCGCCAGCCGCCCCCGCTACGGAAGCGAGCGGCCCGGCCCCCAACGCAGATGCCGCACAGGCCGAGCCATCCCCCGCCGCGCAACAGGCCCCTGAGCAGCGGCCCGCAAGGCGCAACCCCTTTGCCGCCTTTGCCATACTGAAAAACCGCGCGGTTTTTCTGGCCATGCTGGCAAGCATGCTCAATGCCTTCAGCAATGACAGAATATTTACCTTTCTGCCCCTGCTGCTGGTGGCCAAAGGCATCGACGCCAAAACCATAGGCTCGTTTGCGCTGGGTTTTACCCTTGGCTCCTTTGCGGGCAAGATGGCCTGCGGTCGTCTTATCGATATTTTTGGCACGCGAAAAATATTCATCTTCGCCGGGCTTACCCTCACCCTGCTGCTCGGCGCGCTGCTCCACTCAGACAATCTGGCGCTGACCATACTGGCGGCGCTGGCCATCGGCATTGTCACCAAGGGCACCGTGCCCGTCATCCAGACCATCATCACAGAGCCGGTACAGGGGGCGCAGGCCTACGAAGCCATCTTTTCGGTCAATTCCTTTGGCCGGGGCGTCACCAACATCCTTACCCCGACGTTGTTTGGCGGCATGGCCTCCCTGTGGGGCATGGATGCGGTGTACATGCTGATGGCGGCGGTCGCGGCGCTCAGCATTGTGCCCGTC is from Desulfovibrio desulfuricans and encodes:
- a CDS encoding MFS transporter, whose product is MLNLYHILVDGLFDTVPVVLSFMALAYGSGETDVGLVVSLGTALSTAAGLGTGWVSRRFGFSGAVALLTGIAGVGFAGAALAGGMVAAGACLMLPMAGFATFHNLSFSYLTSNTERRRLGRVMSDFTALGDVGRIPLVSFAAFAAAYSLGSLPGWRAVCLAYAALALCAALWLFCAKSTFDAPAAPATEASGPAPNADAAQAEPSPAAQQAPEQRPARRNPFAAFAILKNRAVFLAMLASMLNAFSNDRIFTFLPLLLVAKGIDAKTIGSFALGFTLGSFAGKMACGRLIDIFGTRKIFIFAGLTLTLLLGALLHSDNLALTILAALAIGIVTKGTVPVIQTIITEPVQGAQAYEAIFSVNSFGRGVTNILTPTLFGGMASLWGMDAVYMLMAAVAALSIVPVMLMGRPGRTEADAP